One window from the genome of Cyclobacterium amurskyense encodes:
- the rpe gene encoding ribulose-phosphate 3-epimerase has product MNPLIAPSILAADFANLQKEVEMINDSVADYIHVDIMDGVFVPNISFGLPVVEAVNRHAKKPLDVHLMIVEPDKYLEAFHKAGASQITVHLEACPHLHRTIQAIKALDCKAGVAVNPHTPVRHLQDIIREVDTVLIMSVNPGFGGQEFIENTYKKIQALGELIVETGSHAKIEIDGGVSIGNAKKLFEAGANVLVAGNFVFSSENPIETINNLKFIV; this is encoded by the coding sequence ATGAATCCATTAATAGCGCCCTCAATTTTGGCAGCCGATTTTGCTAATCTTCAGAAGGAAGTAGAAATGATTAATGATTCTGTTGCCGATTACATTCATGTAGACATCATGGATGGTGTCTTTGTGCCAAATATATCATTTGGTCTACCAGTGGTAGAGGCTGTAAACAGGCATGCGAAAAAGCCACTGGACGTACATTTGATGATTGTAGAACCAGACAAGTACTTAGAAGCATTTCATAAGGCAGGTGCTTCTCAGATTACGGTACACCTAGAAGCTTGTCCTCATTTACACCGAACGATTCAAGCGATCAAGGCATTGGATTGTAAGGCAGGAGTAGCCGTAAATCCGCACACACCTGTCAGGCATTTACAAGATATCATCAGAGAGGTTGACACCGTTTTAATTATGTCTGTTAATCCAGGTTTTGGTGGACAGGAATTTATAGAAAACACTTACAAAAAGATTCAGGCATTAGGAGAGTTGATTGTAGAAACGGGATCCCATGCGAAAATTGAAATTGATGGTGGTGTGAGTATTGGCAATGCCAAAAAGCTTTTTGAAGCTGGGGCAAATGTTCTGGTTGCAGGGAATTTTGTGTTTTCCTCTGAAAATCCTATAGAAACAATTAATAACCTTAAATTTATTGTTTAA
- a CDS encoding S8 family serine peptidase: MVNYSAAIAFVFCLIAANVIAQDRYAIHYKYKADTTYSLDQPEKLLSQKSLNRRSRDQISLDSTDFPVSEKYIESIRPYVNNFIYHSKWLNASIVQASSEEIKDIASFDFVSEIVLVAKGGPSQLENSTKGYQLKRKKKRSKKAKGSANFTFQNSLIGISDMHDAGYTGDGVVVAIFDAGFLNADKIPAFDHLFKGTGILATRDFVLPGSGSVYRSDTHGTGTLSLMAAYDPEQLIAGAYGADYILCITEDVDSEYRIEEYNWVRAAEFADSLGVDIINSSLGYNFFDDSEMNYSKEDLDGQTAVITKGANMAAEKGIIVVSSAGNEGNISWKTITVPADANGIIAVGAVNSDYKKAGFSSVGPSTDDRIKPELVAYGTSVTLWRQEQGTSNSSGTSFSAPQIAALAAGLREANPEWTSKELRDQLIFSGSQYNEPDNELGYGIPDFTRAMFGIIDKEKDPEKVNIARIYPNPLIENQLLIEFGDSTNCTLSLYSSDGKVVGVHDLERIGNNYPYSISMELLNPGIYLVELQDNSSATKVKLWKK; encoded by the coding sequence ATGGTAAATTATAGTGCTGCAATAGCTTTTGTGTTTTGTTTAATTGCAGCCAATGTAATTGCTCAAGACAGGTATGCCATTCATTACAAATACAAAGCTGATACCACCTATAGCTTGGATCAGCCTGAAAAATTGCTTTCCCAAAAATCGCTCAACCGAAGAAGTAGGGACCAAATTTCCCTTGACAGTACTGATTTTCCTGTTTCAGAAAAGTACATAGAGTCCATCAGACCATATGTTAATAATTTTATTTATCATTCAAAATGGCTCAATGCGTCCATTGTCCAGGCCTCTTCAGAGGAAATAAAAGATATTGCCTCCTTTGATTTTGTGAGTGAAATTGTACTGGTAGCCAAAGGTGGGCCAAGTCAATTGGAAAATAGTACCAAAGGGTACCAATTAAAAAGAAAGAAAAAGCGTTCTAAGAAAGCCAAAGGAAGTGCCAACTTCACATTTCAAAACAGCCTCATAGGTATTTCAGATATGCATGATGCTGGGTACACTGGAGATGGGGTAGTGGTTGCTATTTTTGATGCTGGTTTTTTAAATGCAGACAAAATCCCAGCCTTTGATCATTTATTTAAAGGAACAGGTATATTGGCTACCAGAGATTTTGTATTGCCTGGTTCCGGCTCTGTTTATCGGTCAGATACACATGGGACGGGTACTTTATCCCTGATGGCTGCTTATGATCCTGAGCAACTCATCGCTGGTGCATATGGTGCTGATTATATTTTATGCATCACAGAGGATGTGGATTCAGAATATAGGATTGAGGAATACAATTGGGTCAGAGCTGCCGAATTTGCGGATAGCCTTGGAGTAGATATAATTAACAGTTCGCTAGGGTATAATTTTTTTGATGACTCCGAAATGAATTACAGCAAGGAGGATTTGGATGGTCAAACAGCTGTAATCACTAAAGGAGCCAATATGGCTGCAGAGAAAGGGATTATAGTGGTCAGTAGTGCTGGAAATGAAGGAAACATTAGCTGGAAGACGATCACCGTACCAGCGGATGCTAATGGTATTATAGCTGTAGGGGCTGTAAACAGTGATTATAAAAAAGCGGGCTTTAGTTCTGTGGGGCCTAGTACCGATGACAGGATAAAGCCAGAGTTGGTTGCCTATGGAACAAGTGTTACTTTATGGCGACAAGAACAAGGAACAAGTAATTCTAGTGGGACTTCTTTTTCAGCTCCACAAATCGCTGCTTTGGCGGCAGGCTTAAGAGAAGCCAACCCTGAATGGACAAGTAAAGAATTAAGAGATCAATTAATATTTAGTGGTTCTCAATACAATGAACCTGACAATGAACTAGGCTATGGAATTCCGGATTTCACTAGAGCGATGTTTGGTATAATTGACAAGGAAAAAGATCCAGAAAAGGTTAATATTGCCCGAATCTATCCCAATCCTTTGATTGAAAATCAGTTACTCATAGAATTTGGTGACAGTACAAATTGTACATTAAGCTTGTACTCAAGCGATGGCAAGGTGGTAGGAGTCCATGATTTAGAGCGGATAGGAAATAATTACCCTTACAGCATTAGCATGGAATTATTGAATCCCGGGATATATCTTGTTGAATTACAAGATAATTCGTCCGCGACAAAGGTGAAGTTGTGGAAGAAATAA
- a CDS encoding phosphoribosylanthranilate isomerase translates to MALKTFVKISNVNNLSDARYCSGMYVNLMGFSLEKDNEYYVNPTAFKEITDWLSGLEYVAEFSNSHPAQILETLAQYEGFSFIQIEERLHLPMLKNTSYALIYKYTLTNEDELDELLDYAITLKENNVMLNLEAESAMEITPVVQEKIKNIAAKCELLLGFGFDDKNIEQLLDSTPLKGISMKAGHEIRPGIKDFDELADILETLELEG, encoded by the coding sequence ATGGCTTTAAAAACTTTTGTAAAGATAAGTAATGTCAACAACTTGAGCGATGCTCGCTATTGTTCTGGAATGTATGTAAACCTTATGGGTTTCTCCCTTGAAAAGGACAATGAATATTATGTCAACCCAACAGCTTTTAAAGAAATTACAGATTGGCTATCAGGCTTGGAATATGTTGCTGAATTCTCAAATAGTCATCCCGCTCAAATTTTAGAAACTTTGGCACAATACGAAGGGTTTTCTTTTATCCAAATAGAAGAACGCCTTCACCTTCCTATGCTTAAAAATACCAGTTATGCTTTAATTTATAAATATACCTTAACAAATGAGGATGAACTGGATGAGCTTCTTGACTATGCCATTACCCTAAAAGAAAACAATGTAATGCTTAATCTTGAGGCAGAATCAGCAATGGAAATCACCCCTGTGGTCCAAGAAAAGATCAAAAATATAGCTGCAAAATGTGAGCTACTACTTGGTTTTGGGTTTGATGACAAAAACATTGAGCAGTTATTAGACAGTACACCTTTGAAAGGTATAAGTATGAAAGCCGGGCATGAAATCAGGCCAGGAATAAAGGATTTTGATGAGTTGGCAGATATTTTGGAAACTCTCGAATTGGAGGGATAG
- the trmB gene encoding tRNA (guanosine(46)-N7)-methyltransferase TrmB has translation MGRNKLERFRQIEENTNVIQPGKEIFEKIKGNWKAVQFQNEAPLVVELACGRGEFTVGQARVEPEKNYVGVDIKGGRIWKGSSIAIAEGLKNVAFLRTQIELIEASFEVDEIDELWITFPDPRPKDRDERKRLTAPKFLEMYKKIMTPGGHVHFKTDNTGLYEYTFELLNSREDIVIFKNTRDFYMSEWKENHHGIMTRYEKMFMEKGETIKYIEFGFK, from the coding sequence ATGGGAAGAAATAAACTTGAACGGTTCAGGCAAATCGAAGAAAACACCAATGTGATTCAGCCTGGCAAAGAAATCTTTGAAAAAATCAAGGGGAATTGGAAAGCTGTTCAGTTTCAAAATGAAGCACCTTTGGTGGTTGAGTTGGCCTGTGGCCGTGGGGAATTTACGGTAGGTCAGGCCAGGGTTGAGCCTGAAAAAAATTATGTAGGAGTAGATATCAAAGGAGGTAGAATCTGGAAAGGCAGTAGTATAGCCATTGCCGAAGGTTTGAAAAATGTGGCCTTTTTGAGGACTCAGATAGAACTGATTGAGGCTTCTTTCGAAGTAGATGAAATTGACGAACTATGGATTACCTTTCCTGATCCCAGGCCAAAAGATAGGGATGAGAGAAAAAGGCTTACCGCACCGAAATTTTTGGAAATGTATAAAAAAATCATGACCCCGGGAGGCCATGTTCATTTCAAAACGGACAATACTGGTTTATATGAATATACTTTTGAGCTTTTGAATAGCAGAGAGGACATAGTCATTTTCAAAAACACCAGGGACTTTTACATGTCAGAATGGAAAGAAAATCACCACGGCATCATGACTCGTTACGAGAAAATGTTTATGGAGAAAGGGGAGACCATCAAGTACATTGAGTTTGGTTTTAAATAA
- a CDS encoding bifunctional folylpolyglutamate synthase/dihydrofolate synthase produces MNYQSSLEFLFQALPMFQRVGASAFKKDLSNTLKLCAHLGNPQNKFKSIHIAGTNGKGSTAHALASVLQEARYVTGLYTSPHLKSFRERIKINGIEIPESEIVNFVKAHKVYLLELKPSFFEMTVALSFDYFARMGIDYAVIETGMGGRFDSTNVINPILSIITNIGFDHEQFLGDSLDKIAFEKAGIIKEKVPVIIGQSQAATTEVFQNKALEKVAPITFADQSIHARFNGYSEDSDGKNRVVYEIEGTSSYIKKVHLDLLGNYQSKNLPGILASINILKSQGLLIDQKQLFAGLANIVANTGLKGRWQTLSTNPLTICDTGHNIDGIQDIVAQLLTLKNDQQLYMVLGMVKDKAHDKVFEKLPKEARYVFCEADQPRSMPAEALKNLAAGFGLKGTVVTEVNAALAYARGKAKPEDLIFIGGSTFVVAEINDL; encoded by the coding sequence ATGAACTATCAGTCCTCTCTGGAATTTTTGTTCCAGGCTCTTCCTATGTTTCAGCGTGTTGGTGCTTCTGCTTTTAAAAAAGACCTCAGCAATACCTTAAAGCTTTGTGCACACCTTGGCAATCCTCAAAATAAATTCAAAAGCATTCATATAGCAGGTACCAATGGTAAAGGAAGTACAGCTCATGCCTTGGCTTCCGTTTTGCAAGAAGCGAGGTATGTTACGGGTTTATATACTTCACCACATCTAAAATCATTTAGGGAAAGGATAAAAATAAATGGTATAGAAATACCTGAAAGTGAGATCGTAAATTTCGTAAAGGCCCATAAAGTCTATTTGTTGGAATTGAAGCCTAGTTTTTTTGAAATGACTGTAGCACTTTCTTTTGATTATTTTGCCAGGATGGGCATTGATTATGCAGTGATTGAAACCGGAATGGGAGGAAGGTTCGATAGTACCAATGTCATAAATCCCATTTTGAGCATCATTACCAATATTGGATTTGATCATGAACAGTTTCTAGGTGATAGCCTTGACAAAATTGCATTTGAGAAAGCAGGGATAATTAAAGAAAAGGTTCCCGTAATAATTGGACAAAGTCAGGCCGCTACCACAGAAGTATTTCAGAATAAAGCATTGGAAAAAGTAGCTCCTATCACCTTTGCTGATCAATCTATTCATGCCCGGTTCAATGGATACAGCGAGGATTCAGATGGGAAAAATCGGGTAGTTTATGAGATTGAAGGGACTTCTTCCTATATTAAAAAAGTACATTTGGATCTGTTAGGAAATTATCAATCCAAAAACTTGCCAGGTATATTGGCTTCCATAAACATTTTGAAATCACAGGGTTTGCTCATTGATCAAAAACAGCTGTTTGCTGGCTTGGCCAACATTGTCGCCAATACGGGATTAAAAGGAAGATGGCAAACCTTGTCCACAAATCCATTAACGATCTGTGATACAGGTCATAATATAGATGGGATCCAAGACATTGTTGCACAATTATTGACATTGAAAAATGATCAGCAACTTTATATGGTCCTCGGAATGGTTAAAGACAAAGCCCATGATAAAGTTTTTGAAAAATTACCGAAAGAGGCAAGGTATGTATTTTGCGAAGCCGATCAACCTCGATCAATGCCTGCAGAAGCGCTTAAAAACCTAGCTGCTGGTTTTGGTTTAAAAGGAACGGTGGTAACAGAGGTCAATGCAGCATTGGCTTATGCTAGAGGAAAAGCAAAACCAGAAGATCTAATTTTTATTGGAGGAAGCACCTTTGTGGTTGCAGAAATAAACGATTTATAG
- a CDS encoding energy transducer TonB, which translates to MEIWEDHKATAENNRKAILITLIINVLLLIGFYFIMVWKQPVPPMSQFGLELNLGFSDVGSDSKQTETPPSPSQEQTTEAAAPGDPAPQVTENVAPVTPPKSNPAPAEPKKTQPKIEAVAKTPSPVKAEKKVVEKVESPKETTPKETVPVKSQPEKEPKPEKVEKPQPTVDPRAIFGAGGTKGTAQQPNAGSSQGNSSQAGDEGNPQGTIDGRSILQSGKGNTGDGGGYNLDLAGWDFASKPNIQDRLSNRNGRIVFRITVNDNGRIVQAIPLEYNVSNEVLNYYRTVVNGLSFKRQSGNSTAEYSQGRITFIIRVD; encoded by the coding sequence ATGGAAATTTGGGAAGACCATAAAGCAACAGCTGAAAATAATCGAAAAGCAATACTCATTACGCTTATTATTAATGTGTTGCTTTTGATTGGTTTCTATTTTATTATGGTGTGGAAGCAGCCAGTACCTCCCATGTCTCAATTTGGGCTTGAATTGAATCTTGGTTTTTCTGACGTTGGTTCGGATTCGAAGCAGACCGAAACACCACCTTCTCCAAGTCAAGAGCAAACTACTGAGGCAGCAGCACCAGGTGATCCTGCACCGCAAGTGACTGAAAATGTAGCACCTGTAACACCTCCAAAGTCCAATCCTGCACCCGCTGAACCCAAAAAGACACAGCCTAAGATTGAGGCAGTTGCCAAAACACCCAGTCCTGTAAAAGCAGAGAAAAAAGTGGTGGAGAAGGTAGAAAGTCCCAAAGAAACAACGCCAAAGGAGACTGTACCTGTTAAGAGTCAGCCTGAAAAAGAACCAAAGCCTGAAAAGGTAGAAAAACCTCAACCTACAGTAGACCCTAGAGCCATTTTTGGTGCAGGAGGTACCAAAGGAACTGCCCAGCAACCTAATGCAGGGAGTAGTCAGGGAAACAGCTCACAGGCTGGGGATGAAGGCAATCCACAAGGCACCATAGATGGAAGATCTATATTGCAGTCAGGTAAAGGCAATACCGGTGATGGTGGTGGATATAATCTGGACCTCGCAGGTTGGGATTTTGCTTCCAAACCCAATATCCAGGATAGGCTTTCCAATAGAAATGGGAGAATCGTTTTTAGAATCACAGTGAACGACAATGGCAGAATTGTGCAAGCCATTCCCCTGGAATACAATGTAAGCAATGAAGTGCTAAATTATTACCGAACGGTAGTGAATGGATTGTCCTTCAAGCGTCAAAGTGGTAACTCTACCGCAGAATATTCTCAAGGAAGAATCACCTTTATCATCCGAGTAGATTAA
- a CDS encoding ExbD/TolR family protein: protein MALQSKNKIEASFSMSSMTDIIFLLLIFFMLTSSFITPSGLPVNLPSSESSDIVMQEVTVSVTKDLRFAVNDKQVSRDAIKGELTALLKENKGYVVLHIDKEVPVEYLVEIGGIAASLDANVTIATQPFK from the coding sequence ATGGCACTGCAGTCAAAAAATAAAATAGAAGCTAGTTTCAGCATGTCCTCCATGACTGATATTATATTTCTGTTGCTTATATTTTTTATGCTTACTTCCTCTTTTATTACTCCCTCGGGGCTTCCGGTTAACTTACCTTCCAGCGAAAGCTCAGACATAGTAATGCAGGAAGTTACTGTAAGTGTAACCAAGGATCTCAGGTTTGCAGTAAATGACAAGCAAGTTTCGAGGGATGCCATTAAAGGTGAATTGACTGCCTTATTGAAGGAAAACAAGGGGTATGTTGTTTTGCATATAGATAAAGAAGTACCTGTGGAATATTTGGTGGAAATAGGAGGCATTGCTGCCAGCCTTGATGCCAATGTAACCATAGCAACACAACCGTTTAAGTAA
- a CDS encoding MotA/TolQ/ExbB proton channel family protein, giving the protein MILLQTLSTNDGLQAVDSLALMEGAGTNDIGLLDLMIKGGYMMIPLYLLFILAIFIFIERMITLKKASKTPKGMIDQVKMMVQSGNIEQAKMVCQGEETPVAHMISKGLERIGSPLKNIEVAIENVGKIEIYKLEKNLSLMATVSGAAPMIGFLGTVAGMIRAFIGVAQEEGMVSPKLLSTGIYEAMITTATGLVVGIIAYLGYNYLVTRVSKLIHNMEYTTIEFIDLLQDKK; this is encoded by the coding sequence ATGATCTTACTACAAACTTTGTCAACTAATGACGGCCTTCAGGCTGTAGATTCTCTTGCCCTCATGGAAGGGGCAGGTACCAACGATATTGGTCTGTTGGATTTAATGATCAAGGGTGGCTATATGATGATCCCCCTTTATTTACTTTTTATCCTAGCCATTTTTATCTTTATTGAACGGATGATCACCCTAAAAAAGGCTTCAAAAACCCCTAAAGGGATGATAGATCAGGTGAAAATGATGGTACAGAGTGGCAATATAGAACAAGCCAAAATGGTTTGTCAGGGTGAAGAAACACCTGTTGCCCATATGATCTCAAAAGGTTTGGAAAGGATAGGTAGTCCGCTCAAAAATATAGAGGTGGCCATAGAAAATGTAGGGAAAATTGAAATATATAAACTGGAGAAAAACCTTAGCCTAATGGCTACCGTATCTGGAGCTGCACCTATGATAGGTTTCTTAGGTACTGTAGCAGGTATGATTCGGGCATTTATTGGAGTGGCTCAAGAGGAGGGAATGGTTTCACCAAAACTTCTTTCTACCGGTATTTATGAAGCCATGATTACCACTGCCACAGGTTTAGTGGTAGGTATAATTGCTTACCTAGGTTATAATTACCTGGTTACTAGGGTTTCAAAACTCATCCATAATATGGAGTATACCACAATTGAGTTTATAGATCTTTTACAGGATAAAAAATAA
- a CDS encoding SPOR domain-containing protein gives MSEKNSKDQNSQSDNDEDFGLPPVNVTPLEGGAAAKAGSGTVGQKPAGESNNNPPAEKEKDNTLPVFLIILLFILGLGFGLYYYGVFDTFNKEATPQKAKTELPTNPVPVMPEPEVEAVVEEPVAEQENTPTLLEINSRENAPRYFLVVGSFIDDDLARDYSNKLNKDGKSTFLIHPYGKIHYYRLAVGQFENVDLALEAMEEVQGNYEENLWVLKY, from the coding sequence ATGTCTGAGAAAAATTCCAAGGATCAAAATAGCCAATCCGATAATGATGAGGACTTTGGACTGCCTCCGGTCAATGTAACGCCATTGGAAGGTGGTGCAGCTGCGAAGGCTGGTTCAGGTACAGTTGGTCAAAAACCTGCAGGTGAATCAAATAATAATCCACCTGCAGAAAAGGAAAAAGACAACACCCTGCCTGTCTTTCTTATCATTCTTTTGTTTATACTTGGTTTAGGTTTTGGCCTTTATTATTACGGCGTATTTGATACCTTTAATAAAGAGGCTACTCCTCAAAAAGCAAAAACTGAATTGCCCACTAATCCTGTACCAGTCATGCCCGAACCTGAGGTGGAAGCTGTAGTCGAGGAACCGGTGGCAGAACAGGAAAATACCCCTACACTTTTGGAGATCAACTCCAGAGAAAACGCACCGAGATATTTTTTGGTTGTTGGAAGCTTTATAGATGATGATCTAGCAAGAGATTATTCCAATAAACTCAATAAAGATGGAAAGAGTACGTTTCTCATACATCCCTATGGAAAGATCCATTATTATCGACTGGCAGTAGGTCAGTTTGAAAATGTAGACCTTGCTTTAGAAGCTATGGAGGAGGTCCAGGGAAATTATGAAGAAAACTTATGGGTTTTGAAATACTAA
- a CDS encoding TonB-dependent receptor, with amino-acid sequence MKPIKYLLTGLMIVSGAVQGISQETAEPQRGEIRDTEFIIRKDRVLSLPRQLRVFEKSPALPPVSTSINYNYQVKNFDATLAPVDIKFQPYEKSFPKPDNDQTQAIVKLGYGNYSSPLIQADYHNMSNDDYTYGAHFKHQGFYTGPVDGINSAEDHTDLLLNGSLYRDDFEVYGRLGYERDMHHFYGYTVDPENLVMQDSIRQVLGTIKAMAGLRRVERTEPFDYEANVALRLFNDRFDAKESEVVVRANAGFRANDFLKGGINSLLAFTSPSDIYYDDIQRNYFKLQPYVQYAKDAFKIKVGANVIQENDIVPNKTKEFHVYPLLNLSYHVVPELGIYGSYEGDVIRNTYYDFIQENPFLGPSENLKNTIKNFQIDAGITGKANDQANYKVGFKYGDFTNMHFYGNNEMDSTRFQLIYDNNSKVLEYHASLDYTFDEWYQLDASAHFYQYTLDEIDAAWHRPEWEAKLNNTFTPDEKWLIHANINAMGGIDVINLASDSQRKLGTIVDLQIGADYSFTNRISAFIYGNNLLNQKYQRFNNYQVRAIQVIGGVGFKF; translated from the coding sequence ATGAAGCCTATAAAATATTTATTAACTGGACTGATGATAGTTTCTGGGGCTGTCCAGGGAATTTCTCAAGAAACCGCAGAGCCCCAAAGAGGTGAAATCAGGGATACTGAATTTATTATCAGGAAAGACAGGGTATTAAGCCTACCTCGTCAATTGAGGGTATTTGAAAAAAGCCCTGCACTTCCTCCTGTATCTACTTCAATCAATTACAATTATCAGGTTAAAAACTTTGATGCCACATTGGCTCCAGTTGACATCAAATTTCAACCATATGAGAAATCTTTTCCTAAGCCAGATAATGACCAAACCCAGGCAATAGTAAAACTAGGTTATGGAAATTATTCTTCTCCATTGATTCAGGCAGATTACCATAACATGAGCAATGATGATTATACCTATGGGGCTCATTTTAAACATCAGGGATTCTATACAGGCCCTGTAGATGGTATCAATTCAGCGGAAGACCATACGGATCTATTACTTAATGGAAGTCTTTACAGGGATGATTTTGAGGTTTATGGTAGGTTGGGTTATGAACGAGACATGCATCATTTTTATGGGTATACAGTAGATCCAGAAAATTTGGTAATGCAAGATTCTATCCGTCAGGTTTTGGGGACAATCAAAGCCATGGCGGGTTTAAGAAGAGTGGAAAGGACAGAGCCTTTCGATTATGAGGCCAATGTTGCATTGCGCTTGTTCAATGACCGGTTTGATGCCAAAGAAAGTGAAGTAGTTGTAAGAGCAAATGCAGGTTTTAGGGCCAACGATTTTCTTAAGGGAGGGATAAATAGTCTATTGGCATTTACTTCTCCAAGTGATATCTATTATGATGATATTCAAAGAAATTACTTTAAGCTTCAACCGTATGTGCAATATGCCAAAGATGCTTTTAAGATTAAAGTAGGAGCCAATGTTATCCAGGAAAACGATATAGTACCTAATAAAACGAAGGAATTTCATGTTTATCCTTTATTGAACTTGTCCTATCATGTTGTTCCTGAGTTGGGGATTTATGGTTCTTATGAAGGAGATGTTATAAGAAATACCTATTACGATTTTATTCAAGAAAATCCATTTTTGGGGCCTTCTGAAAACCTGAAGAACACAATTAAGAATTTTCAGATTGATGCAGGGATCACAGGAAAAGCCAATGACCAGGCCAATTATAAGGTAGGGTTTAAATATGGAGACTTTACGAATATGCATTTCTATGGCAACAATGAAATGGACAGTACGAGGTTTCAACTTATTTATGACAATAATTCCAAAGTATTGGAATACCATGCCTCTCTCGATTATACTTTTGATGAGTGGTATCAACTTGATGCTTCTGCGCATTTTTACCAGTATACTTTGGATGAAATTGATGCAGCATGGCACCGTCCTGAGTGGGAGGCCAAGTTAAACAACACCTTTACACCGGATGAGAAGTGGCTTATTCATGCGAATATTAATGCAATGGGTGGAATAGATGTAATAAATTTAGCTTCGGATAGCCAAAGAAAACTTGGAACAATAGTGGATCTTCAAATAGGAGCAGACTATTCGTTTACCAATAGGATTTCAGCCTTTATTTATGGCAATAATTTACTCAATCAGAAATACCAGCGATTTAACAACTATCAAGTTCGTGCCATTCAAGTAATAGGAGGCGTTGGGTTTAAATTTTAA